One genomic region from Clostridium saccharobutylicum DSM 13864 encodes:
- a CDS encoding Tex family protein has protein sequence MNSIEERLAKELEIKLSQVQNVIQLLDDGNTVPFISRYRKEATGGLSDEVLRKLSERLTYLRNLDERKADVIRLIQEQEKYTEEIGKALEKATTLTEVEDIYRPYKPKKRTKATIAQAKGLKPLAVLIMEGKFKEDLSEEASKYISEEKGVASAEEAIQGALDIIAEEISDEAKYRKYIRELVIREGLIETKGSSEEPTPYEMYYDYSEAVNRIPPHRILAINRGEKEKVLSVKITCNEEKIIKYLENHILSGNEILDEKLKLAVKDSLKRLIYPSIEREIRNELTDIGEEGAIKIFKENLKALLLQAPIKGKVVMGYDPGFRTGCKIAILDATGKFLENTAVYPTVPRKDIEGTKKTLKALIAKYDVDVISLGNGTASRESEEVIAEMITEIKNETGKELAYVIVSEAGASVYSASELATKEYPDLDVTVRGAISIGRRLQDPLAELVKIDPKAIGVGQYQHDVTPKKLEESLAGVVEDSVNTVGVDLNIATPSLLTHISGINAAIAKNIVDYREEAGQFTSRKELLKVKRLGQKAYEQCAGFLRVAESKEPLDNTSVHPESYKVAKNLIEVLGYNKEDLKNNKLEDIDQRAETYGLHKLSQELEIGEMTLKDIIKELKKPGRDPREEMPKPILKTGIIELKDLKPGMVLAGTVRNVADFGAFVDIGVHQDGLVHKSQMADRFVKHPLDIVKVGDIVKVAILEVDEKRKRISLTMKDIKESIEV, from the coding sequence ATGAATTCAATAGAAGAAAGATTAGCCAAAGAGTTAGAGATAAAATTAAGTCAAGTTCAAAATGTTATACAGCTTTTAGATGATGGAAATACAGTTCCGTTTATTTCAAGATATAGAAAAGAAGCAACTGGAGGACTTTCAGATGAAGTTTTAAGAAAATTATCAGAAAGACTTACATATTTAAGAAATTTAGATGAGAGAAAAGCTGATGTTATAAGATTAATACAAGAGCAAGAAAAATATACAGAAGAGATAGGTAAAGCTTTAGAAAAAGCAACAACCTTAACAGAAGTTGAAGATATATACAGACCATATAAACCTAAGAAAAGAACAAAAGCTACAATAGCTCAAGCAAAAGGATTAAAACCTTTGGCAGTCTTGATTATGGAAGGAAAATTCAAGGAAGATTTATCTGAAGAAGCTTCTAAATATATAAGCGAAGAAAAGGGCGTAGCAAGTGCTGAAGAAGCAATACAAGGTGCACTAGATATAATTGCTGAAGAAATATCAGATGAAGCTAAGTATAGAAAATATATAAGAGAATTAGTTATAAGAGAAGGTTTAATAGAAACAAAAGGCAGTTCAGAAGAACCAACACCATACGAAATGTATTATGATTATTCAGAAGCAGTAAATAGAATACCACCTCATAGAATATTAGCTATTAACAGAGGTGAAAAAGAAAAGGTATTGAGCGTTAAAATTACTTGCAATGAAGAAAAGATAATAAAATATTTAGAAAATCATATTTTAAGTGGAAATGAAATATTGGATGAAAAATTGAAACTTGCTGTTAAGGATTCATTAAAGAGATTAATTTATCCATCAATAGAAAGAGAAATTAGGAATGAGTTAACTGATATAGGAGAAGAAGGTGCTATTAAGATATTTAAAGAAAATCTAAAAGCATTATTATTACAAGCTCCAATAAAAGGAAAGGTTGTAATGGGATATGATCCGGGATTTAGAACAGGATGTAAGATTGCAATTTTAGATGCAACAGGTAAGTTCTTAGAAAATACAGCAGTTTATCCGACTGTTCCTAGAAAAGATATTGAGGGAACAAAGAAAACTTTAAAAGCACTTATAGCTAAATATGATGTTGATGTTATTTCTCTTGGAAATGGAACTGCATCTAGAGAATCAGAAGAAGTTATTGCTGAGATGATTACTGAAATAAAGAATGAAACAGGTAAAGAATTAGCTTATGTAATTGTATCAGAAGCAGGGGCATCTGTTTATTCTGCATCAGAGCTTGCAACTAAGGAATATCCTGATTTAGATGTTACAGTAAGAGGCGCTATTTCTATAGGGAGAAGATTACAAGATCCACTTGCTGAATTAGTTAAAATAGATCCTAAGGCAATTGGGGTTGGTCAATATCAACATGATGTTACACCTAAAAAACTTGAAGAATCTTTAGCAGGTGTAGTAGAAGATTCAGTTAATACTGTTGGGGTTGATTTAAATATAGCAACACCATCACTTTTAACACATATATCTGGAATAAATGCTGCTATAGCTAAGAATATTGTTGATTATAGAGAAGAAGCAGGTCAATTTACTTCAAGAAAAGAATTATTAAAAGTTAAGAGATTAGGTCAAAAAGCTTACGAACAATGTGCTGGTTTCTTAAGAGTTGCTGAAAGTAAAGAACCTCTTGATAATACTTCAGTTCATCCAGAGTCATATAAAGTTGCTAAAAATTTAATTGAAGTTCTTGGATATAACAAGGAGGACCTTAAGAATAATAAACTTGAAGATATTGATCAAAGAGCAGAAACTTATGGTTTGCATAAATTAAGTCAAGAACTAGAAATTGGTGAAATGACTTTAAAAGACATAATAAAGGAGTTAAAGAAGCCAGGTAGAGACCCAAGAGAAGAAATGCCAAAGCCAATACTTAAAACAGGAATAATTGAGCTTAAGGACTTAAAGCCAGGAATGGTTTTAGCAGGAACAGTTAGAAATGTAGCAGACTTTGGAGCATTTGTAGATATTGGGGTTCATCAAGATGGATTAGTTCATAAGAGTCAAATGGCAGATAGATTCGTAAAACATCCTTTAGATATAGTTAAGGTTGGAGATATAGTTAAAGTAGCTATTTTAGAGGTTGATGAAAAAAGAAAGAGAATTTCATTAACGATGAAAGATATTAAGGAATCGATAGAAGTGTAG
- a CDS encoding DMT family transporter produces MDKTKFYTNRKNIIILAILCCILWGSAYPAIKAGYSLFNIGENAIGSKLVFAGYRFAIAGILVILLELATKKNIFEFSKKQFGQIFILGSTQTALQYIFFYVGLSYTTGVRGSIINGTGTFASIILAHFIYKNDKLNFNKILGCIIGFVGVVIVNLNGQSLGGSSFTFKGEGFIMIAAFIFSASSIYGKKITQILEPPIVTGFQLFIGGIILIGLGFCFGGSLSRFTMKSTSLLIYMALLSSVSFAIWTQLLKYNKVGIISVFNFLVPVFGTLLSAIFLGENIFDIKILISLILVCYGIFLVYRVKKENTAPVAE; encoded by the coding sequence ATGGATAAAACTAAATTTTATACTAATAGAAAAAATATTATTATTCTAGCAATACTATGCTGTATTTTATGGGGGAGTGCATACCCTGCAATAAAAGCAGGATATTCATTATTTAACATAGGAGAAAATGCAATAGGATCTAAATTGGTTTTTGCGGGATATAGATTTGCAATCGCTGGAATTCTAGTAATTTTATTAGAATTAGCTACAAAGAAAAATATATTTGAATTTTCTAAAAAACAATTTGGACAAATATTTATTTTAGGTTCAACACAAACTGCACTTCAGTACATATTTTTTTATGTAGGTTTATCATATACAACTGGGGTAAGAGGTTCAATAATCAATGGAACAGGAACTTTCGCAAGCATAATATTAGCACATTTTATTTACAAAAATGATAAACTTAATTTTAATAAGATATTGGGATGTATTATAGGATTTGTAGGTGTGGTAATTGTTAATTTAAATGGACAATCGTTAGGAGGGAGCTCTTTTACATTCAAAGGAGAAGGATTTATAATGATCGCAGCATTTATATTTTCAGCTTCATCAATATATGGTAAAAAAATAACTCAAATCTTAGAACCACCAATAGTTACTGGATTTCAATTATTTATAGGCGGCATAATTCTGATAGGTTTAGGTTTTTGTTTTGGTGGTAGTTTGAGTAGATTTACAATGAAATCTACATCGCTTTTAATATATATGGCATTATTATCTTCAGTATCATTTGCTATATGGACACAGCTATTAAAATATAATAAAGTTGGAATTATATCAGTATTTAATTTTTTAGTTCCTGTATTTGGAACATTGTTATCAGCAATATTCTTAGGAGAAAATATATTTGATATTAAAATTTTAATATCTTTAATACTTGTATGCTATGGAATATTCTTAGTCTATAGAGTTAAAAAAGAAAATACAGCACCAGTAGCTGAATAA
- a CDS encoding EamA family transporter — translation MWVVCALLSALFAALTSILAKIGIEDVNSNLATAIRTAVVLFMAWGIVFLTGTQNQISSIRSKSWIFLILSGLATGLSWLFYYKALQIGQASKVVPIDKFSVVISMILAFIVLKETMTIKTILGGIFITIGTFIMIL, via the coding sequence ATGTGGGTAGTATGTGCATTATTGTCTGCACTTTTTGCAGCTTTAACCTCAATATTAGCTAAAATAGGAATTGAAGACGTTAATTCTAATTTAGCTACAGCAATACGTACTGCTGTAGTTCTTTTCATGGCTTGGGGAATAGTTTTTTTAACAGGTACTCAGAATCAAATCTCAAGTATCCGATCTAAAAGTTGGATATTCTTAATTCTCTCTGGTTTGGCTACAGGACTTTCTTGGCTATTTTATTATAAGGCGTTACAAATTGGTCAAGCGTCAAAAGTTGTACCCATTGATAAATTTAGTGTAGTAATAAGTATGATTCTTGCTTTTATAGTATTAAAAGAAACCATGACAATAAAAACTATATTAGGTGGTATTTTTATAACAATAGGAACTTTCATAATGATATTATAG
- a CDS encoding amidohydrolase — translation MNSIENWFCENDDKIKQTERFIFENPELSLEERQSSQCLAKFMEEQGFSVEWNIGGLETAFVATWGQGEPVLGFLAEYDALPGLGQKPVEERCEIEGCGHGCGHSLLGVGAAAAAAALKSELEFSGKLGTIKLFGCPAEEIMYGKIVMAKQGCFDGLSAAITWHPSDSNRVGEDIYQAMDSKKFKFFGTTSHASGSPHLGRSALDAAELMNVGVNYLREHVTDDVRIHYTYLDGGEKPNIVPDFAQTSYYIRGKNREHVDDASARIERIAQGAALMTDTRYESELVASCMETKLNFTLLNAFYKAMSGIEVPTYTQEEIQFAESISKAANLKNQGKYFDGLHKFENREIDIFISTDVSNVSHIVPTITLNAATACKGTPLHHWAFTAQVGSSIGYKGMIYVAKSMALGGMMLIDNPEILLKAMDEHKNSSI, via the coding sequence ATGAATAGTATTGAAAATTGGTTTTGTGAAAATGATGACAAGATAAAACAAACAGAAAGATTTATTTTTGAAAATCCTGAATTATCATTAGAGGAAAGACAATCATCACAATGTTTAGCAAAATTCATGGAAGAACAAGGTTTTTCAGTTGAATGGAATATAGGTGGGTTAGAAACAGCCTTTGTAGCAACATGGGGACAAGGAGAGCCTGTATTAGGATTTTTAGCAGAATATGATGCTTTGCCTGGATTAGGTCAGAAGCCAGTAGAGGAACGTTGTGAAATTGAAGGATGTGGACATGGCTGCGGTCATAGCTTACTTGGTGTTGGTGCGGCGGCAGCAGCAGCAGCTCTTAAGAGTGAATTGGAGTTCAGTGGTAAGCTAGGAACAATAAAGTTATTCGGTTGCCCAGCAGAAGAAATTATGTATGGGAAAATTGTAATGGCAAAACAAGGTTGTTTTGATGGATTAAGTGCAGCAATTACATGGCATCCATCCGATTCAAATCGTGTTGGAGAAGATATTTATCAAGCTATGGATTCTAAAAAATTTAAATTTTTTGGAACAACATCTCATGCATCTGGAAGTCCACACTTAGGTAGGAGTGCACTTGATGCAGCGGAATTAATGAATGTAGGAGTAAATTATTTACGAGAACATGTAACAGACGATGTTCGTATACATTATACGTATTTAGATGGTGGAGAAAAACCTAATATAGTCCCTGATTTTGCACAAACTTCATATTATATTCGTGGAAAAAACCGTGAACATGTTGATGATGCATCAGCTCGTATAGAGCGTATAGCACAAGGTGCGGCATTAATGACGGACACAAGATATGAAAGCGAATTAGTGGCTAGCTGCATGGAAACTAAATTGAATTTTACGTTACTTAATGCATTTTATAAAGCAATGAGTGGTATTGAAGTACCAACTTATACACAAGAGGAAATACAATTTGCAGAATCGATTAGTAAAGCAGCAAATTTAAAAAATCAAGGTAAATACTTTGATGGATTACATAAATTTGAGAATAGAGAAATAGACATATTTATTTCTACAGATGTATCTAATGTAAGTCATATTGTACCAACTATTACTTTAAATGCAGCTACTGCATGTAAGGGGACTCCTCTACATCACTGGGCATTTACAGCGCAAGTTGGATCATCCATTGGATATAAAGGAATGATTTATGTAGCAAAATCTATGGCTCTAGGTGGAATGATGTTGATTGATAATCCAGAAATATTATTGAAAGCTATGGATGAACATAAAAATTCGTCTATATAA
- a CDS encoding radical SAM protein, whose amino-acid sequence MNLHEYLGNRARKTIMKSVCTTLERNPEKNIPRLFKMLKLLAKDEDSNKAIRNIETYYSDNPSIKQLIDSILIETNPKFLKKFFVNFIANAIWIGGKKRSELLENEDIKVPFTLLISPSMRCNLHCTGCYAAKYDKLNGLTYEEVDRIIGEARDLGVHYIIVLGGEPFFVDFMYDIYKKYDDILFTPFTNGTLFNNDIADKLVSLGNVMPMFSLEGFEKETDARRGSGTFNKVMEGMDLLKSRGIPFGVSSATSTNNLKTVTSDEFIDMLVKKGSRMNWYFMYMPVGESPNIDNMLKPAERIELGRLTKKIRSTKPYFTIDFFNDAPYVGGCIAGKYYCHINSNGDVEPCVFAHIACDNIKDKNLIDIFKSEFFKGLRHRQPYNKNMLRPCMMIDNTNVIREVSEKFNAHPTDESAEAMLHDKDFQAKLDKLSSDFKPYADEAWEKDFKSKGNDSFAKG is encoded by the coding sequence ATGAATTTACATGAATATCTTGGAAATAGAGCTAGAAAAACAATTATGAAGAGTGTATGCACAACCCTTGAAAGAAATCCTGAAAAAAATATTCCAAGACTTTTTAAAATGTTAAAACTTCTTGCTAAAGATGAAGATAGTAATAAAGCTATAAGAAACATAGAAACATATTATAGCGACAATCCATCTATTAAACAACTTATTGATTCTATCTTAATTGAAACTAATCCTAAATTTCTAAAAAAATTTTTTGTCAATTTTATAGCAAATGCAATATGGATTGGCGGTAAAAAAAGATCGGAACTTCTTGAAAATGAAGACATAAAAGTTCCATTTACGCTTCTTATTAGTCCTTCAATGAGATGCAACTTACATTGTACTGGATGCTATGCTGCAAAATATGATAAATTAAACGGACTTACATATGAAGAAGTTGATAGAATAATAGGCGAAGCTAGGGATCTTGGAGTACATTATATTATTGTACTTGGCGGTGAACCATTCTTTGTTGATTTCATGTATGATATCTATAAAAAATATGATGATATCCTCTTTACTCCTTTTACAAATGGTACGCTTTTCAACAATGATATAGCCGATAAATTAGTTTCCTTAGGTAATGTTATGCCAATGTTTTCTCTTGAAGGTTTTGAAAAAGAAACTGATGCAAGGCGTGGCAGTGGTACATTCAATAAGGTTATGGAAGGAATGGATTTATTAAAATCACGAGGCATTCCATTTGGTGTATCCTCAGCAACTTCAACTAATAACCTCAAAACTGTAACTTCAGATGAATTTATTGACATGCTTGTAAAAAAAGGCTCTAGAATGAATTGGTACTTTATGTACATGCCTGTAGGAGAATCTCCTAACATTGATAACATGTTAAAGCCAGCTGAGCGAATAGAACTCGGCAGGCTAACTAAAAAAATCAGATCAACTAAACCATATTTTACAATTGACTTTTTTAATGATGCTCCATATGTTGGTGGTTGCATTGCTGGCAAATATTACTGTCATATAAATTCAAATGGTGATGTTGAACCTTGTGTTTTTGCTCATATTGCATGTGATAATATTAAAGATAAAAATTTAATTGATATTTTTAAAAGTGAATTTTTTAAGGGTCTTAGGCATAGACAACCATACAACAAAAATATGTTAAGACCTTGCATGATGATTGATAATACAAATGTAATCAGAGAAGTAAGTGAAAAATTCAATGCTCATCCAACTGATGAAAGTGCTGAAGCTATGTTGCATGATAAAGATTTTCAAGCAAAACTAGATAAATTATCTTCAGATTTTAAACCTTATGCAGATGAAGCTTGGGAAAAAGATTTCAAATCAAAGGGCAATGATTCATTTGCAAAAGGATAA
- a CDS encoding YkvI family membrane protein, with translation MEKQSINFKKVILLAGALCAYWIGSGFATGQEVLQFFATSGTKGIIAALICMVLLIILTYNLYGIGQKKKFSNPYDVFEYYCGKVIGQVYIWYSVVLVYCIFVVMLAGAGATINQYYGIPAYIGTGVIAILALGTTLLGEERLIDIIGVIGPIKIVFVAIVGIAGIITFFGQPTLLSEASRLIPTLGFESASSNWAWSGILYAFLALMVSIPFQVECGASAGSVKEARSAALIGTVAFTIGIISLVIGELVYYKLIVGQQVPTLAIANHISPVLGLIFTVLIVVSIYSAVASFLTMTVRKFAVDKTKKFNIIAIILTVIGMFFGGVIPFAKLVNILYPLAGYSAIIFAGFMIYKELKEKN, from the coding sequence ATGGAAAAACAATCAATTAATTTTAAAAAAGTAATACTTCTTGCTGGAGCTTTGTGCGCATATTGGATTGGATCTGGGTTTGCAACTGGGCAGGAAGTTCTGCAATTTTTTGCAACAAGTGGGACAAAGGGGATTATAGCAGCATTAATTTGTATGGTTTTGTTGATTATCTTAACGTACAATTTATATGGAATAGGTCAAAAAAAGAAATTTAGCAATCCATATGATGTTTTTGAGTATTACTGTGGAAAAGTTATAGGTCAAGTTTATATATGGTATAGTGTTGTATTAGTATATTGTATATTTGTAGTTATGCTTGCGGGTGCAGGTGCTACAATTAATCAATATTATGGAATACCAGCATATATAGGCACTGGAGTAATAGCTATTTTAGCATTAGGTACAACCTTGTTAGGTGAAGAAAGGCTTATTGATATAATAGGTGTTATAGGACCTATTAAAATTGTATTTGTAGCAATAGTAGGAATTGCTGGTATTATTACTTTTTTTGGACAACCAACTTTACTATCAGAAGCTAGCAGACTTATACCAACATTAGGTTTTGAATCAGCTTCTTCAAATTGGGCATGGTCAGGAATATTATATGCTTTTCTTGCTCTTATGGTTAGTATACCATTTCAAGTTGAGTGTGGAGCATCGGCAGGAAGTGTAAAAGAAGCAAGAAGTGCAGCCTTGATTGGAACTGTTGCTTTTACTATTGGAATTATATCTCTTGTAATAGGTGAACTTGTTTATTATAAATTGATTGTAGGGCAACAAGTTCCTACATTAGCAATTGCTAATCATATATCTCCTGTGTTGGGATTAATTTTTACAGTTTTAATAGTAGTAAGTATCTATTCTGCAGTGGCTTCATTCCTTACAATGACTGTTAGAAAGTTTGCTGTTGACAAAACTAAAAAATTTAATATCATTGCAATAATATTAACTGTTATAGGAATGTTTTTTGGAGGAGTAATTCCTTTTGCTAAATTGGTAAATATTTTATATCCTTTAGCAGGATATTCAGCTATTATTTTTGCAGGATTTATGATTTATAAAGAATTAAAGGAAAAAAATTAG
- a CDS encoding NUDIX hydrolase, whose protein sequence is MKIEDIKNKIKDNKPYINGWERMKRSSIIIPLVKINNEICILFEVRAKKLSSQPGDICFPGGKIDGNEAPKEAAIREVFEELGIKDVDIINELDTVVRYDNIIIHPYVGVIQNINEIDMNESEVDHTFYVPVNYFLNQEPLEIENKLNVERPEDFPYDLIVNKHNYKFKNGSYRVLFYKYEDYNIWGITAQILNNFLEKLR, encoded by the coding sequence ATGAAGATAGAAGATATAAAGAATAAAATAAAAGACAATAAACCTTATATTAATGGTTGGGAAAGAATGAAGAGGTCATCTATAATTATTCCTTTAGTAAAAATAAATAATGAGATATGTATATTATTTGAAGTAAGAGCCAAAAAATTAAGCAGTCAACCAGGGGATATATGTTTTCCAGGTGGAAAGATAGATGGTAATGAAGCGCCTAAAGAAGCAGCAATAAGAGAAGTGTTTGAAGAGCTAGGTATTAAAGATGTTGATATAATAAATGAATTGGATACTGTAGTTAGATATGATAATATTATAATTCATCCTTATGTGGGAGTAATTCAAAATATTAATGAAATTGATATGAATGAAAGTGAAGTAGATCATACATTTTATGTTCCAGTAAATTATTTTCTAAATCAAGAACCTTTAGAAATAGAAAATAAACTAAATGTTGAAAGGCCTGAAGATTTTCCTTATGATTTAATTGTTAATAAGCACAACTATAAATTTAAAAATGGTAGTTATAGAGTTTTATTTTACAAATATGAAGACTACAATATATGGGGGATAACAGCTCAAATATTAAATAACTTTTTAGAAAAGCTGCGTTAA
- a CDS encoding type II CAAX prenyl endopeptidase Rce1 family protein, whose translation MDSDSGFKEVKITTILGIYMIFIILYFAVITIVSMFTTNGFQTDSNSDYVYITVIIMLIFLSIAIISIFRPTKKAVKSLYYDFKSKIKFYEIFKVIGLVICLIIGSKGLIIGISYYFSPSFATTIIKDSSIEINKTSYYIIFTIVSLIISPIMDELTFRSVLFKRISKRTNNIYIGIIISSMIYGIIGDTSEIAGMILLGVVNCILYIKYKNILMPMMVDYIYNIMDLIFIDNFLDKSIKLTSDSIGMCLGIGAVIFSIGISLFIKFIKNNNIYLKQSELY comes from the coding sequence TTGGATTCTGATAGTGGATTTAAAGAAGTTAAAATTACTACAATTTTAGGTATATACATGATTTTTATAATATTATATTTTGCTGTAATAACAATTGTTTCAATGTTTACCACAAATGGTTTTCAAACTGATTCTAATAGTGATTATGTTTATATTACAGTAATTATAATGCTAATATTTTTATCTATAGCTATAATAAGCATATTTAGGCCAACTAAAAAAGCTGTCAAGTCTTTGTACTATGACTTTAAATCAAAAATAAAGTTTTATGAAATATTTAAAGTTATAGGTTTAGTTATATGTTTAATAATTGGAAGCAAGGGCCTTATTATAGGGATTAGTTATTATTTTAGTCCAAGTTTTGCAACAACGATTATTAAAGATTCATCTATTGAAATAAATAAAACTAGCTATTATATTATTTTTACGATAGTATCTCTTATAATTAGTCCAATTATGGATGAACTAACATTCAGATCAGTGTTGTTTAAAAGAATTTCTAAAAGAACTAACAATATTTATATTGGAATTATTATATCTTCTATGATTTATGGAATAATAGGAGATACTTCAGAAATAGCAGGAATGATTTTATTAGGTGTAGTTAATTGTATTTTGTACATAAAATATAAAAATATTTTAATGCCTATGATGGTTGATTATATTTATAATATTATGGATTTAATATTTATTGATAATTTTTTAGATAAATCTATAAAACTTACGTCTGATAGTATTGGTATGTGTTTAGGAATTGGAGCAGTTATATTTTCGATAGGAATATCTTTGTTTATTAAATTTATAAAAAACAACAATATTTATTTAAAACAAAGTGAACTCTATTAA
- a CDS encoding L-2-amino-thiazoline-4-carboxylic acid hydrolase, giving the protein MKELDNIQCTIEHHATLFALFAKYIIEGLDEKGKDIIYTAVENYGQERGKRMANRAVANGDDLDFINSQAYGEWVPEEGQMEFGVLKTQPELISNVTKCEWCRVWKKYNLLDYGKYYCINIDSAVFNGFNEKFHMKATSNLSFGADHCEFHWGNSMSEEDSKRLVKKKAELGTSCTRDFNFHTAHLLHSISETLEKELGEDGKLIINQVLEKYIELFGEEYLTVLDGKYE; this is encoded by the coding sequence ATGAAAGAGTTAGATAACATTCAGTGCACAATTGAACATCATGCAACATTATTTGCACTTTTTGCAAAATACATTATAGAAGGTTTAGATGAAAAAGGTAAAGATATAATTTATACTGCAGTTGAAAATTATGGACAGGAACGCGGAAAGAGAATGGCCAATAGAGCAGTTGCTAATGGAGATGATTTGGATTTTATAAATAGTCAAGCTTATGGTGAATGGGTTCCAGAAGAAGGGCAAATGGAATTTGGAGTTCTAAAAACGCAACCAGAACTTATTAGTAATGTTACAAAATGTGAATGGTGTAGGGTGTGGAAGAAATATAATCTTTTAGATTACGGAAAGTATTACTGCATTAATATAGATTCAGCTGTTTTTAATGGTTTTAATGAAAAATTTCATATGAAAGCAACTAGTAATCTAAGTTTTGGAGCAGATCATTGTGAATTTCATTGGGGAAATTCTATGAGTGAAGAAGATTCTAAGAGACTTGTCAAAAAGAAAGCTGAATTAGGTACTAGCTGTACTAGAGATTTTAATTTCCATACTGCACATCTTTTACATTCAATAAGTGAAACATTAGAAAAAGAGCTTGGAGAAGATGGAAAATTAATTATTAATCAAGTACTAGAGAAATATATAGAATTATTTGGAGAAGAGTATTTAACTGTATTAGATGGAAAGTATGAATAA
- the proC gene encoding pyrroline-5-carboxylate reductase — protein MLNNKITFIGGGNMAEGIIKGIVSNEVFQPKNITVFDILNERRKYLKDIYGITEAEDTSSAVKDADIVLIAVRPQDIVKVAQNIKNDLSKSAIIISICAGIKMEKMEELFGSEHKFVRVMPNTMIEVQHGYSAASVNDKVEESDKEIIKSLLNALGQTMFIDENMFNAFTAYSCAGPAYVMYFIAALVDSGVQSGFSRKDAISIALENLMASALTIQKTGKHPYQITDTMTSPAGITIDGLHVLSESGFHGTVMSSIRKALERTNELEK, from the coding sequence ATGTTAAATAATAAGATTACATTTATTGGCGGCGGTAATATGGCAGAAGGGATTATCAAAGGAATTGTATCTAATGAAGTGTTTCAGCCTAAAAATATTACAGTTTTTGATATATTAAATGAAAGAAGAAAGTATCTTAAAGATATATATGGAATTACGGAGGCAGAAGATACCTCATCTGCAGTGAAAGATGCAGATATAGTTTTAATTGCAGTACGTCCACAAGATATTGTGAAAGTAGCACAAAATATAAAGAATGATTTATCAAAATCAGCAATTATTATTTCTATATGTGCTGGAATTAAAATGGAGAAAATGGAAGAACTATTTGGAAGTGAGCATAAATTTGTTCGTGTTATGCCAAACACAATGATTGAGGTACAACATGGATATAGCGCTGCAAGTGTAAATGATAAAGTAGAAGAAAGTGATAAAGAAATTATTAAATCACTTTTAAATGCATTAGGACAAACAATGTTTATAGATGAAAATATGTTTAATGCATTTACTGCGTATAGCTGTGCAGGTCCTGCATATGTTATGTATTTTATTGCAGCATTAGTGGATTCAGGAGTGCAATCAGGATTTTCACGTAAAGATGCAATATCAATTGCATTAGAAAATTTAATGGCTTCTGCATTAACTATTCAAAAGACAGGAAAACATCCATATCAAATTACAGATACAATGACTTCACCAGCTGGTATCACAATTGATGGATTACATGTATTAAGTGAATCAGGTTTCCATGGAACTGTTATGTCTAGTATAAGAAAAGCTCTAGAAAGAACAAATGAATTAGAAAAATAA